A genomic window from Vagococcus entomophilus includes:
- the essB gene encoding type VII secretion protein EssB — protein sequence MAEQISINFEKKEFLFEKEAAKWQLSLKQSEVEVQEEKELLLLEMAEPKLLPCKVSWQEDSVDFTYQIERDDQSFYQVKHLPKAEKIRAAWNLLTVQNLLSLPLTFFIAPENIVFDRNLQPKIAYRGLKGKMSPKDLDTDGLLRQYQALVIALFEEKVSFEELYDGQLEIFKGSEFATTIQQAKDFNAIEAYLADLYQKTVSYNQKTFRTVKKRNYRIFQQASIWVSALAVLLLIPLAYFLFFKVPFQDKMLATDTSFLKKDYDTVISKLESVKTDKIPYTQKYELAYSVVQGATLTEKQKTAIYNNLSLKSSEDYLTYWVNIGRGDFDNALDIAKNLEESDLILYGIAQKIEQVRSSSKLTGSEKEEKITKLQEDYKKYQDERNKSIQESSTDSSTSKKETTSQTTSGGK from the coding sequence ATGGCGGAACAAATCAGTATTAATTTTGAAAAAAAAGAATTCTTGTTTGAAAAAGAAGCAGCAAAGTGGCAGCTATCTTTAAAACAGTCTGAGGTTGAAGTTCAAGAGGAAAAAGAGTTGCTCCTTTTAGAAATGGCCGAGCCAAAGCTATTGCCTTGCAAGGTTTCTTGGCAAGAAGATAGTGTGGATTTTACGTATCAAATCGAGCGTGATGACCAAAGTTTTTATCAAGTGAAACACTTGCCAAAAGCTGAAAAAATTCGGGCTGCTTGGAATTTACTCACGGTTCAAAACTTATTAAGCCTACCGCTCACTTTTTTTATTGCCCCTGAAAATATCGTCTTTGATCGCAACTTACAACCCAAAATTGCCTATCGTGGATTAAAAGGAAAAATGAGCCCGAAAGACTTGGATACAGATGGTTTACTAAGGCAGTATCAAGCACTGGTGATTGCTTTGTTTGAAGAAAAAGTCAGCTTTGAGGAACTCTATGACGGACAATTGGAGATTTTCAAAGGAAGTGAGTTTGCAACGACCATTCAGCAAGCAAAAGATTTTAATGCGATAGAAGCCTACTTGGCTGATTTGTACCAAAAAACGGTGAGCTATAACCAAAAAACGTTTAGAACAGTCAAAAAAAGAAACTATCGGATTTTTCAACAAGCTAGTATTTGGGTGAGTGCACTTGCTGTATTATTGCTGATTCCATTAGCCTACTTTCTGTTCTTTAAAGTACCTTTTCAAGATAAGATGCTCGCAACAGATACTTCTTTTTTAAAAAAAGATTATGATACGGTGATTTCAAAATTAGAAAGCGTAAAGACCGACAAAATTCCTTATACACAAAAGTATGAGTTGGCCTATAGTGTCGTCCAAGGAGCTACACTGACAGAAAAACAAAAAACGGCCATCTACAACAATCTCAGTTTAAAATCAAGCGAAGATTATTTGACTTACTGGGTCAACATTGGACGTGGAGATTTTGACAATGCGCTTGATATTGCTAAAAATTTAGAAGAATCTGATCTAATTCTATATGGAATTGCTCAAAAGATTGAACAGGTTCGTAGTAGTAGCAAATTGACTGGATCAGAAAAAGAAGAAAAAATCACGAAACTACAAGAAGACTATAAAAAATATCAAGACGAGCGAAATAAAAGCATTCAAGAATCAAGTACCGACTCAAGTACTAGTAAGAAAGAAACAACAAGTCAGACGACATCAGGAGGGAAATAA
- a CDS encoding EsaB/YukD family protein — translation MAEKEDHLNITLYFQDNKDQSYDLRIPKNISVYHLLTEINKIFQKQIQPNKYQIKVKNKRIILDDNKKLKDYPLTNGDILEVIGE, via the coding sequence ATGGCAGAGAAAGAAGATCATTTAAACATTACACTCTATTTTCAAGATAATAAGGATCAATCCTATGATTTAAGAATTCCTAAAAATATTTCCGTCTACCACCTTTTGACAGAAATCAATAAGATTTTCCAAAAACAGATTCAACCAAACAAGTATCAAATTAAAGTGAAAAATAAACGAATAATCCTAGATGATAATAAAAAATTGAAAGATTATCCCTTAACGAATGGGGATATTCTCGAAGTGATAGGGGAGTAA
- the essA gene encoding type VII secretion protein EssA, translating to MKKSQIIVGLLSVCTVLLLATTTTAKAEEKLINNDLNIQTDRLEDDQSASHQNTSTVDESIFNQDNNQKLKKAKKQEKATQTKEVQQLFVKKSAKATENDVATLFVNNPAGTNEQVASAATTQTTGTNSGAGLVATLFGSAGVLGAGGVASYKIGKRG from the coding sequence ATGAAAAAAAGCCAAATAATAGTAGGACTACTGTCTGTGTGCACAGTCCTATTGTTAGCAACAACAACGACTGCTAAAGCAGAAGAAAAACTAATCAATAATGACTTAAACATTCAGACTGATCGTTTAGAAGACGATCAGTCTGCTTCTCATCAAAATACCAGTACAGTAGATGAATCAATCTTTAATCAAGACAATAACCAAAAATTAAAAAAAGCAAAAAAACAAGAAAAAGCAACACAAACCAAAGAAGTACAGCAACTATTTGTCAAAAAAAGTGCAAAAGCAACTGAAAATGATGTGGCGACTTTGTTTGTAAACAATCCTGCTGGAACAAACGAACAAGTAGCCTCCGCCGCAACTACCCAAACAACAGGGACTAACTCTGGAGCTGGACTTGTGGCTACATTGTTTGGTAGCGCAGGTGTCTTAGGTGCTGGTGGTGTTGCTTCTTATAAAATCGGAAAAAGGGGATAA
- the esaA gene encoding type VII secretion protein EsaA produces MKSKIIQVTKIVVALILLTTLLIYLNNDYQKNIKETEVAKQNSKLNIALVNEDQGVHVQNQEFNLGLNYTKKIEKDSEHNWYIVSRGIAENGLKNGTYQLMITVPSNFSQKILDMNSVSPEKVQVNYKINSNGNTKLENESNTMGNKVVNDLNQQLVSMYVASILNNLYTAQQNIQKVSNNQNDNVNAYQNSVFQPATNFQTAFPALVDSSKGAIESNQSLTKSLTGFTGTVEQLIKSQASYDTTLEKFIAFRKEGKMTYEEFAKSLLEMDQDVLSQETQALYDKLVATGTQFDGQFGQKTSNDSFVNQMQGLEEQLKNNQQAIDQQKREIEDKIHNIVTLYQDQLFKYFLMDPAKVDKDTKITLDQVLKSRDPQSYAMFKKHISGIVKDQQVRQEGLQKKIDALPYLSESESGLTPDQRQSLQQVNDQKTDAVDAINNTLPSIIQTIQSDKNELHFPTEQNASLKKTLEEKIADLNENKQKLTAKQVAQLQNIVGLQDGSFTMSPDQQILIDLVSVQDKKGTQTYTNGEWLSAEGIKVDTPQNVTIQYHFASETALDTAVSTPTLNVTYHQEEQAEEATLPSTTETTSTSSTESTSSESTTESSTSAAPVKKQKALNWQSTQPVSIPLEGYAAYQKAKQAYSEIVGKIEAHYTELEQSLSAYNGYDKADYEYLTQELPNIDFRQHFENVLTNAMSDDLASQLEKIGELQKKSTEIMAQKESLNQRLLEVQENNTTLQASIKDQLNKLSDWRKNMTTIATGQSKVATVNEGTDSQLDSGKTTVQSLVEESKALKDASQANVEASDSVKTVFTSFDSQVKDAQENGQQLSKSANKVMNNFTDELQKNNDFVGSFVKVLNNAYKEGVSNDVLMQFIANPVNGKSEATVKSAEVYKPFTWVIVLFVTSLFLGFVFATQTIIAKVKDTFQKEELWFANNIMHTLLLIGSSVLLGGILAVMSMRELAIPSEQKVSWFTVILLFTVLFTLMNHYLIKQFKVVGFGISLFAFVSYIFLSSATGTTIDVKGMAKIVKAINPLSYSEQVLNTFFSSQALNTGGMAIVCVLIIGFILLNLFIWQPRQLKGVSES; encoded by the coding sequence ATGAAATCAAAAATAATTCAGGTTACTAAAATTGTTGTAGCACTCATCTTGCTAACTACCTTATTAATTTATTTAAATAATGACTATCAAAAAAATATAAAAGAAACAGAAGTAGCAAAGCAAAACTCAAAATTAAATATTGCTTTAGTGAATGAAGATCAGGGAGTGCATGTTCAAAATCAAGAGTTTAATTTAGGGTTAAATTATACCAAAAAAATTGAGAAAGATTCTGAACACAATTGGTATATTGTAAGTCGAGGAATTGCAGAAAATGGCTTGAAGAACGGAACCTACCAATTGATGATCACCGTACCAAGTAACTTTTCTCAAAAAATTCTAGATATGAATAGTGTGAGTCCTGAAAAAGTTCAAGTCAATTACAAAATTAATTCAAATGGGAATACAAAGCTTGAAAATGAATCAAACACGATGGGGAATAAAGTGGTTAACGATTTGAACCAACAGCTTGTTTCTATGTATGTGGCAAGTATTCTAAATAATCTTTATACTGCACAACAGAATATTCAAAAAGTTTCTAATAATCAAAATGATAATGTCAATGCCTATCAAAACTCAGTCTTTCAACCGGCAACAAATTTTCAGACGGCTTTTCCAGCGCTTGTTGATTCTTCAAAAGGAGCGATTGAGTCCAACCAAAGCCTAACAAAATCTTTGACTGGTTTTACTGGAACTGTAGAGCAGTTGATTAAATCTCAAGCAAGTTATGACACAACGCTTGAAAAATTTATTGCTTTTCGTAAAGAAGGAAAAATGACATACGAAGAGTTTGCGAAATCATTACTTGAAATGGATCAAGATGTGTTGAGTCAAGAAACGCAGGCGCTTTATGACAAATTGGTTGCAACAGGGACGCAGTTTGATGGTCAGTTCGGACAAAAAACTAGCAATGATTCTTTCGTCAATCAAATGCAAGGTTTAGAGGAACAGCTTAAAAATAATCAACAAGCGATTGACCAACAAAAAAGAGAGATTGAAGATAAAATCCATAATATAGTCACTCTTTATCAAGATCAATTGTTTAAGTATTTTCTTATGGATCCTGCAAAGGTAGATAAGGATACAAAGATTACCTTAGACCAAGTACTAAAAAGCAGGGATCCCCAAAGTTATGCAATGTTCAAAAAGCATATCAGTGGTATTGTAAAGGATCAGCAAGTTAGACAAGAAGGACTGCAAAAGAAAATCGACGCACTTCCTTACCTATCTGAAAGTGAGTCGGGTCTAACACCAGACCAAAGACAATCTTTGCAACAGGTGAATGATCAAAAAACTGATGCAGTAGACGCAATTAATAACACTTTGCCAAGTATTATTCAAACGATTCAATCAGATAAAAATGAGTTGCACTTTCCCACCGAGCAGAACGCTTCGTTGAAAAAAACTTTAGAAGAAAAAATTGCGGATTTAAATGAGAACAAGCAAAAATTGACCGCAAAACAAGTTGCTCAATTACAAAATATTGTCGGACTTCAAGACGGCTCCTTTACAATGAGTCCAGATCAACAAATCCTGATTGATCTTGTAAGTGTGCAAGACAAAAAGGGCACTCAGACATACACTAATGGGGAATGGTTATCAGCAGAAGGAATTAAAGTGGATACCCCGCAAAATGTAACCATTCAATATCATTTTGCAAGTGAGACAGCGCTAGACACAGCTGTTTCAACACCAACACTCAATGTGACCTATCATCAAGAAGAACAAGCAGAAGAGGCGACTTTACCAAGTACTACTGAGACAACCAGTACAAGTTCAACAGAAAGTACGAGCTCTGAAAGCACGACTGAATCTAGTACATCAGCCGCACCGGTGAAAAAGCAAAAGGCACTCAATTGGCAATCGACGCAGCCAGTAAGCATTCCTCTAGAAGGCTATGCTGCTTATCAAAAAGCCAAACAAGCGTATTCAGAAATTGTTGGCAAAATTGAGGCGCATTATACCGAGCTTGAGCAAAGCTTAAGTGCGTACAACGGCTATGACAAGGCTGACTATGAATATCTTACACAAGAGCTGCCAAACATTGACTTTAGACAACATTTTGAAAATGTATTGACGAATGCAATGAGTGATGACTTGGCTTCGCAATTAGAGAAAATAGGCGAATTACAGAAAAAATCGACCGAGATAATGGCACAAAAAGAATCACTGAATCAACGCTTACTAGAAGTCCAAGAAAACAATACAACCTTGCAAGCATCTATCAAAGATCAGCTCAACAAATTGAGCGATTGGCGCAAAAATATGACAACTATTGCTACAGGTCAATCAAAGGTTGCGACAGTGAACGAAGGAACAGATAGTCAATTAGATTCGGGCAAAACAACGGTTCAAAGTTTGGTCGAAGAAAGCAAAGCACTCAAAGACGCTTCTCAAGCAAATGTGGAGGCTTCTGATTCTGTAAAAACTGTTTTCACCTCATTTGATAGCCAAGTAAAGGATGCCCAAGAAAACGGGCAACAGCTCTCAAAAAGTGCCAACAAAGTCATGAACAATTTTACTGATGAGTTACAAAAGAATAATGATTTTGTAGGTTCGTTTGTTAAAGTATTAAACAATGCCTATAAGGAAGGAGTATCTAATGATGTATTAATGCAGTTTATTGCCAATCCTGTTAATGGGAAATCAGAAGCAACGGTGAAAAGTGCGGAAGTTTACAAACCATTCACTTGGGTAATCGTACTGTTTGTAACCAGTCTATTTTTAGGATTTGTTTTTGCTACGCAAACCATTATTGCCAAAGTAAAAGATACCTTCCAAAAAGAAGAATTATGGTTTGCAAATAACATCATGCATACGTTACTTTTAATCGGCAGCAGTGTGCTATTAGGTGGGATACTTGCGGTTATGAGTATGAGAGAACTAGCGATTCCATCTGAGCAAAAAGTCTCGTGGTTCACAGTTATTTTACTCTTTACTGTTTTATTTACGCTGATGAATCATTATCTAATCAAACAGTTTAAAGTAGTCGGATTTGGAATCAGTTTATTCGCGTTTGTGAGCTATATTTTCTTATCCAGTGCAACAGGGACTACAATCGATGTCAAAGGAATGGCTAAAATAGTTAAAGCCATTAATCCACTCTCATATAGTGAACAAGTATTAAACACCTTCTTCTCTAGTCAAGCATTAAATACGGGGGGAATGGCAATTGTATGTGTCTTAATTATAGGGTTCATTTTGTTGAATCTCTTTATTTGGCAGCCACGCCAACTAAAAGGAGTGAGTGAATCATGA
- a CDS encoding WXG100 family type VII secretion target translates to MSRIKLTPDELRTSAQKYTNGSQSIHEVLQSLTQEQNTIRDNWEGNAFTSFDNQFQELTPKIQEFAELLEQINQQLNKVADIVEQTDQDIASQIGG, encoded by the coding sequence ATGTCAAGAATTAAGTTAACACCAGATGAGCTTAGAACATCCGCTCAAAAATATACAAATGGATCACAAAGTATTCATGAAGTGCTACAAAGTTTAACACAAGAACAAAATACTATCCGCGATAACTGGGAAGGGAATGCTTTTACAAGCTTTGACAATCAATTCCAAGAATTAACACCAAAAATTCAAGAATTTGCGGAATTATTGGAACAAATTAATCAACAACTTAACAAAGTTGCGGATATTGTGGAACAAACAGACCAAGATATTGCTTCTCAAATCGGAGGCTAA
- a CDS encoding PolC-type DNA polymerase III — protein MLSLNPKELYEKLLEQIQLRDKFLQTPIVQDGMIEKVLVHKKSRVWEFHLAFPEILPATLYSELIQHLRASFQSIASIELKIITVSKQFTEDQLREYWPITLLSEKCASPIVNETLSKQVPMIQDHKIILPVDNAGVIDYLKQQYLPVIESNYQALGFPKFQIIPMMDEEQAAKIQAAFAEKQKEQAKIMQEKAAEAISKNEVKKQKAEVAAYSGPIQLGRNIPSDEPIMPMGNILEEERRITIEGYVFDKEIRDLRSGRKILILKITDYTSSFAVKKFSNGEKDEAVFEAIQKGSWMRVRGSIQEDTFMKDLVMNAQDLMEVKHETRKDYAPEGQKRAELHLHTNMSTMDATNSATDLIAQAGKWGLPAVAITDHAGAQSFPEAYHAGKKHGVKILYGVEANIVDDGVPIAYNAQHLSLTDSIYVVFDVETTGLSAVYDTIIELAAVKMHKGNVIDTFEQFIDPGHPLSQTTINLTGITDDMVRGSKSEKEVLEMFKAFSEDTILVAHNASFDMGFLNTSYGKYDIPEADNPVIDTLELSRFLHPHMKSHRLNVLAKKYGVGLEQHHRAVYDSETTGHLCWLFLKEAKEDHNMEFHDELNLHIGEGDTYKRARPFHATIIAKTQDGLKNLFKLISQSNINYFYRVPRIPRSQLIKLQDGLIVGSACSNGEIFEAMMQKGVEEAKNRAKFYDYIEIMPKPVYAPLIEQELVKSEADLEDIIKNLVKIGRELDKPVVATGDVHYLNPEDSTYRKILIHSMGGANPLNRHTLPKVHFRTTSEMLDEFAFLGEEIAKEVVVKNSQLVAEWCDEITPVKNDLYTPKIEGSEDEITNLAYTEAKRLYGEPLPDLVEKRLKKELDSIIGNGFSVIYLIAQKLVHKSLKDGYLVGSRGSVGSSFVATMTGITEVNPLPPHYRCPKCQHSQFFEDGSYGSGFDLPEQTCEKCGVRLHKDGHDIPFETFLGFHGDKVPDIDLNFSGDYQPEAHNYTKVLFGEDYVYRAGTIGTVADKTAYGFVKGFERDHNLQYRNAEIDRLAKGSTGVKRTTGQHPGGIIVIPDYMDVYDFSPIQYPADDQNSEWKTTHFDFHSIHDNVLKLDILGHDDPTVIRMLQDLSGIDPKTIPTDDPEVMKIFAGPEVLGTTQDAIFSKTGTLGIPEFGTKFVRGMLEQTHPTTFAELLQISGLSHGTDVWLGNAEELIRKGTTTLAEVIGCRDDIMVYLIHNGLDDGLAFKIMESVRKGKGIPDEWQAEMRKVGISEWYIDSCLKIKYMFPKAHAAAYVLMALRVAYFKVYYPILYYAAYFSVRADDFDLVAMSKGKEAIKDRMNEIVSKGMDASTKEKNLLTVLELANEMLERGYTFGMIDLYKSDAENFVIDGTTLIAPFRAVPSLGDNVAKQIVAARKEQEFLSKEDLANRGKVSKTIIEYMTEQGVLKGLPDENQLSLFDML, from the coding sequence TTGTTGTCTTTAAATCCTAAAGAACTATATGAAAAACTATTAGAGCAAATACAGCTAAGAGACAAATTCTTACAGACACCCATTGTCCAAGACGGAATGATTGAAAAAGTACTAGTGCATAAAAAAAGTCGTGTGTGGGAGTTCCATTTGGCCTTTCCAGAGATTCTACCTGCTACGCTTTATTCTGAACTGATACAGCATTTACGCGCTTCTTTCCAATCAATTGCAAGTATAGAGCTGAAAATCATCACGGTTTCTAAGCAATTTACAGAAGATCAATTAAGAGAGTATTGGCCCATCACGTTACTTTCAGAAAAATGCGCTTCACCGATTGTCAACGAGACCCTTTCAAAGCAAGTGCCGATGATCCAAGATCATAAGATTATTTTACCGGTGGATAATGCCGGTGTGATTGATTATTTGAAGCAGCAGTATTTGCCAGTGATTGAGAGCAACTATCAAGCTCTTGGTTTTCCAAAATTCCAAATTATACCAATGATGGATGAGGAACAAGCTGCGAAGATTCAAGCAGCTTTTGCTGAAAAGCAAAAAGAACAAGCCAAAATCATGCAAGAAAAAGCAGCCGAAGCAATCAGCAAAAATGAAGTAAAAAAACAAAAAGCAGAAGTTGCAGCTTATAGTGGTCCAATTCAACTTGGGCGAAATATTCCAAGTGATGAGCCAATCATGCCAATGGGCAATATTTTAGAAGAAGAAAGACGGATTACAATTGAAGGATATGTCTTCGATAAAGAAATCCGTGATTTGCGTTCTGGAAGAAAAATTTTAATCTTAAAAATAACGGATTACACCTCCTCATTTGCTGTAAAAAAATTCTCCAACGGTGAAAAAGATGAAGCCGTTTTTGAAGCCATCCAAAAAGGAAGTTGGATGAGGGTTCGCGGGAGCATTCAAGAAGATACATTTATGAAAGATTTGGTTATGAATGCGCAAGATTTAATGGAAGTCAAACATGAAACTCGTAAAGACTATGCTCCAGAAGGACAAAAAAGAGCAGAGTTACACTTGCATACAAACATGAGTACGATGGATGCGACAAATAGTGCGACTGACTTGATCGCTCAAGCAGGAAAATGGGGGTTGCCCGCTGTCGCCATCACCGATCATGCAGGTGCCCAATCTTTCCCTGAAGCTTACCATGCTGGGAAAAAACACGGAGTGAAAATATTATATGGTGTGGAAGCCAATATCGTGGACGATGGTGTTCCGATTGCTTACAACGCACAACATCTCTCCCTTACAGACTCAATCTATGTGGTATTTGATGTGGAAACGACAGGGTTATCTGCGGTGTATGACACGATTATCGAGTTGGCAGCTGTAAAAATGCATAAAGGAAATGTCATTGATACATTTGAGCAATTTATTGATCCAGGGCATCCACTTTCTCAAACCACCATCAACTTAACTGGAATTACTGATGATATGGTTCGAGGGTCTAAGTCTGAAAAAGAAGTTTTGGAGATGTTTAAAGCTTTCTCAGAAGACACAATATTAGTTGCACATAATGCCAGCTTTGATATGGGCTTTTTAAATACAAGTTATGGAAAGTATGATATTCCAGAGGCTGATAATCCTGTTATTGATACGTTGGAGTTATCACGGTTTCTACATCCACACATGAAAAGTCATCGACTAAATGTCTTAGCTAAAAAGTATGGAGTCGGCTTGGAGCAGCATCACCGAGCTGTCTATGATTCCGAAACAACGGGACATTTGTGCTGGTTGTTTTTAAAAGAAGCTAAAGAAGATCACAATATGGAATTTCATGATGAGCTTAATCTGCACATTGGAGAAGGGGATACGTACAAACGTGCTCGACCTTTTCATGCAACAATTATTGCAAAGACACAAGATGGTCTAAAGAATTTGTTCAAATTAATTTCTCAATCAAATATAAACTATTTTTACCGTGTTCCTCGGATACCACGTTCTCAGCTGATTAAATTACAAGATGGTTTGATTGTAGGGTCTGCCTGCAGCAATGGGGAGATTTTTGAAGCGATGATGCAAAAAGGGGTAGAAGAAGCAAAAAATCGGGCCAAATTTTATGACTACATTGAAATCATGCCTAAGCCTGTTTATGCCCCTCTGATTGAGCAAGAACTTGTAAAAAGTGAAGCAGACTTAGAAGATATTATTAAAAATCTAGTGAAGATTGGTCGAGAACTTGACAAACCTGTTGTAGCAACGGGCGATGTTCATTACTTGAATCCAGAGGATAGTACGTATCGGAAAATTTTGATTCACTCTATGGGTGGTGCCAACCCTTTAAATCGTCATACCTTGCCTAAAGTACACTTTCGAACAACCTCTGAGATGTTAGATGAGTTTGCCTTTTTAGGAGAAGAGATAGCCAAAGAGGTGGTTGTCAAAAATAGTCAACTTGTTGCTGAGTGGTGCGATGAGATCACACCTGTCAAAAATGACCTGTATACGCCAAAAATCGAAGGTTCAGAAGATGAAATTACAAACTTGGCATACACAGAAGCCAAACGTTTATACGGAGAACCACTCCCTGATTTGGTTGAAAAGCGTTTGAAAAAAGAGTTAGATAGTATTATCGGGAATGGATTTTCGGTTATCTATCTGATTGCACAAAAATTAGTGCATAAAAGTCTAAAAGATGGTTACTTGGTTGGGTCACGTGGTTCGGTTGGGTCTAGCTTTGTTGCAACTATGACAGGAATCACCGAGGTCAATCCTTTGCCACCACATTATCGTTGTCCAAAGTGTCAACATAGTCAATTCTTTGAGGATGGTTCTTATGGTTCTGGTTTTGATTTGCCGGAGCAGACATGTGAAAAATGTGGGGTTAGATTGCATAAGGATGGGCATGATATCCCATTTGAAACATTCCTTGGATTTCATGGGGATAAAGTTCCAGATATAGATTTAAATTTCTCAGGGGATTATCAACCAGAAGCACACAATTATACAAAGGTTTTATTTGGTGAAGATTATGTGTACCGTGCTGGAACAATTGGTACCGTGGCCGATAAAACGGCTTATGGATTTGTAAAAGGTTTTGAACGTGATCATAACTTACAATACCGCAACGCTGAAATTGATCGCTTGGCCAAAGGGTCAACGGGTGTCAAAAGAACGACTGGACAGCATCCAGGAGGGATTATTGTTATTCCAGATTACATGGATGTCTATGATTTTTCTCCTATTCAATATCCCGCAGATGATCAAAATTCAGAGTGGAAGACCACGCATTTTGATTTCCATTCTATTCATGACAATGTCTTAAAACTGGATATTTTAGGGCATGATGATCCAACCGTGATTCGAATGTTGCAAGATTTATCTGGCATCGATCCAAAAACCATTCCGACAGATGATCCTGAAGTTATGAAAATTTTTGCCGGACCGGAAGTCTTGGGCACGACACAAGATGCCATTTTTTCTAAGACAGGAACGCTGGGAATTCCAGAATTTGGGACCAAATTTGTTCGAGGCATGCTAGAGCAAACGCATCCCACTACTTTTGCAGAGTTACTGCAAATTTCAGGACTCTCACATGGGACGGATGTTTGGCTTGGAAATGCAGAAGAATTAATTCGCAAAGGAACTACCACACTTGCAGAAGTAATCGGGTGTCGGGATGATATTATGGTGTATTTGATTCATAACGGATTAGATGATGGACTTGCCTTTAAAATTATGGAGAGTGTTCGTAAAGGAAAAGGAATACCAGATGAATGGCAGGCTGAGATGCGCAAGGTTGGGATTTCTGAGTGGTACATTGACTCTTGTTTAAAAATCAAGTACATGTTCCCCAAGGCCCATGCAGCCGCCTATGTGCTGATGGCGCTTCGTGTCGCTTATTTCAAAGTATACTATCCTATTCTTTACTATGCGGCTTACTTTTCGGTTCGGGCAGATGATTTCGATCTTGTCGCGATGTCTAAAGGCAAAGAAGCGATTAAAGATAGAATGAATGAGATTGTTAGCAAGGGAATGGATGCATCAACGAAAGAAAAAAACTTGCTCACTGTACTTGAACTTGCCAACGAAATGCTGGAGAGAGGATATACATTTGGTATGATTGATTTGTACAAATCTGATGCTGAGAATTTTGTTATTGATGGCACGACTTTGATTGCTCCATTTAGAGCAGTACCAAGTTTGGGAGACAATGTAGCCAAACAAATTGTTGCAGCACGTAAGGAACAAGAATTCCTATCCAAAGAAGATTTGGCAAATCGAGGCAAGGTCTCCAAAACGATTATTGAGTATATGACAGAGCAAGGTGTTTTAAAAGGATTACCTGATGAAAACCAATTATCATTATTTGATATGCTATAA